The Oncorhynchus nerka isolate Pitt River linkage group LG3, Oner_Uvic_2.0, whole genome shotgun sequence genome includes the window TCTTTATTAAaaatacccccccaccccccaaaaaaaacaaaaaaaacatgtggAACACTCCTAAACCCAGGTTCTCCACTCTGTCATCTAGTTGGCATTAATGTTACAAGTTGTGACAGTTTGTGGAGTGTCTGGTTTGTAAATCCACCAGTGTAGCTTTGTGACGTCCCTTCTCCTTGAGTGAGAACAGCGAAACGGGGCTCAGACAGTGGAATCTGAAGGGTTTGCATAAATTAAAAACAGTCACTTGAACTTTCCCTTCCCCCTACACACATACAAGCCATGTTGTAACCAGGGGGTGAGGGGGGAAGAAACCAAGAGGAGGTGGAGCCAAAGCTCCCTACAGCTGTCATGACTGGCCAATCAGAAAGAGTACATCGCAGATGACGTGAGACACCACAGAGTTCATGAGAGGTGACACAGAGAGGTCGAGGAGGCGTGACTCGTAGAGTGTGAACTCTGAGTGGTTCTCCTCCACCTTGGCCAAGGCGTGCAGGGCCCGGGCCGCCCGCCGCATCATGTCATTACTGGTGGGCTCGAAGTGCATCCCCTGCAGGTGCAGCAGAGAGCTCTGGCTCTGCTGTAGCTGGGTGGCCGCCAGGCTGTCCTCCAAGAAGCCCAGGAGGTTTCCCACGCTTCCCTTCTGCACAGCAATGGCGCGCGCTGCCATGCTGTCTCCCTGGGCCAGGTTGGCCAACAACACCACCGACATCTCCCTGCAGACGGCCACCTTTCTCTCCCCAACCAGCCGCACCAAGGTCCCATACAGCTTCTCTAAACGACCCAACGGCGGCGTGGCCAGGACCAGGTCCACATTGTTGTCTTGGATGCTCAACTTGCTGAGGGTCTCCAAGACCAGTCTCTGGGGGGACATTGCGCTGTGTGGCCCCAACGTGGGGAAGGGGTCCTGGGCCTCAGCCGAGGGGCACACAGCCCAGTGGAGGAGGCCGTCCAGCAGAGGAAGGCAGATGCTCTCGGGGTAGATGGAGAGGTCCAGCTGGCCAGAGATGTTGGCCAGAGTGACCAGGCAGTTCTCCCTCAACAGCGACAGGCAGTCCCACCACCATTCGTCCCTCTGGCCAAGACAGTCATCAGACTCCTCCTCCTTCTCGTAGGTGAGCGGGGCCTGTTTCCTCTCAGGGTGGCGGTGGTGTAGCAGCACTAGGCGACCGAGCAGCAGCATGAGGCCAGggtgtttggacatctcctggtCGTTGCCAGGCACGAAGGAGAGGCTGCGCACGATGTTGGAGACGCAGACACAGCGGCGGGCCAGAGCATCCTGCCAGTTGGCCAGTGTAACCAGTGGGCCCTCATCCTTGCTGTGAGGCTCGTCCTCCACCACACGCTGGGGGACTTGCTGATGAGTGGGTCCGCTCGATTTGTCGTGCTCCTGCTGGCTCTGGGGCTCTTCGGACTGTGACATTTCCTCTGTCTCAGCGCCCGAGTGCTCGGACTTCCCCTCCTTACCGTCGGTTGTTGTTGAGGCATTTTCTGTGGATGATGGCTGGGAGGGCCTCtgacccctctcccccttctgttTGTATTTCTCTGTGGGGGTAGCATTGTCCTTGTCCCCCGCCTTCTCTGGTTCTGGCCTTTTCCTCTTGGCTGTGGGGACGACCAGCACTCGTTCTCGTGGGACCAGgaattcctccctcctctcaaagTGGGTCTGGATGTGTTCCGTGCTGTCTCCGCCGCCGGCACTCCAGTGGAGCAGCCCACTGTCAAACTCCTGCACTTTTCCTCTCTGGGTTGCCCTGCCTGCTGGAAACGGGTCCTTCTTCCGTACCATCTTCAGGGGGAGCTTGTCGAACTTGCTAGCCTGTTTGGGTCTCTCCTGGGGGGTAGCCGGGCCCAGGCCAGGGGGGTCCGATGAAGAGCTGGGCTGCTCAAAGGTAGAGCAGCTCTTCTCCTTATCTTCAGCATCCTTCTCTTTCAGAGTGTCCCATTCTGAGCATGACTCCTGCTCATCCTCTTGCTTCACCTGAGCCTGTCCATCAATTGACGTCCCGGCCGGCTGTTTTGAACGCTGCACCAccacctcttcttcctcctcatcatcatcctcctcctcctcctcatcctctccttctaCCTTCATGTCCTCCACCCCTGGTTCCGCATCTTCCATGCAGCTCCAGTCTCTTTTCAGGGCGTCAGGGTCCAGTAGAGTCCTCTGGCCGGGATCGCCCACCTCATACTCGCGCAAGATCCCAAAGATCTCGATGAGGCAGCGCCGGAAGTACTCCACCACCAGCTCCAGCAGGCCAGGCAGCTGAGGAGAAGATCAATAGTTTGTATTGTATGATATGATGTGCATGACAGAAAATCTGGAAAAGGGTTTGGGAATAGGTCAAATTTAATAAATTTGTGAAAGgataaatgtaaaaataaaaagccCTAAATCAGAAAATATTACAGTTCTGATTCGATAGGTTTACCATGTAGGGtaaacatcttggtcatgttctgttataatctctacccggcacagccagaagaggactggccaccccacatagcctggttcctctctaggtttcttcctaggttttgccctttctagggagtttttcctagccaccgtgcttttacacctgcattgtttgctgtttgggggttttaggctgggtttctgtacagcactttgagatgatgtacgaagggctatataaataaatttgatttgatttagggttTTTATTAAAACCTTTATCCCACATTGTGGCCAGTGTAGTAATAATAATTtagtgggtgcttatatttgtcctatttacACATGCacatgtgtattaatgtgttttgTATAGCAGACTCTCCCcaagacaccctcagagagtggggtcacatcTAGGGTCTGGCAAAATTAGGTTTAAGCACcgtcagatttttcaccttgtcggctcgggattcgaacttgcgaccttttggttactggccaaaACCTCtacccgctaggctacctgtcttgTTAGCTCACCGAATTGAGGTTGAAGGTGGAGATGCTGTTGTCGTCAtacaggaggatgttgatggtgtcGAGGGCCCACGTGCTCTCAGCCAACAGGCCAGACTTTAGGGACATCATCACCCTCCAAGCCTCTGGGGTCCCTATGGAGATACACAGTATTTTAACTCAAGCTGATACCCTTCACAGTACTGATGGACCACACAATACAAACAAGTTCATAGAGAGCCGAAGCAACCTATCATTGTAATATCCTAATGTGATCCCTAAATACTGTATAATCCATGTATAATAACATTGATTGTGGTTGgagttgtgggatgtgatagcCATACCGATATCTTTCGTTGTGAGGCATCGGCGTGGTTTTAGGATGGGGTGGGTGGCCTCCACTGAGCCTGGGGGAAAGGGCATGTCTCTACGGATCAGAGGGGACTGCACAGACTGGGGCACTATGTGAGAGGCAGGAACCGGGGGCCCTGCCTTTTGCATCTTGATGCCACTGTGCATGTAGGGAGATTTACTGGGCGACGTCCGGCTCTCCATGGGGCCCCCGCGGGGCATGGGGGAGGGACTGGACACCTGTGGAATGTGGTTCTGCATGGCCTGAGCGGATTGGTAGTTGGACTGTAGGGTGCGGGTCATGGGCGGGCCCGTCCCTCCAGGGCCGTAGGGGGGCTGCCGAGGGCCCATCTGACCTGGCCCCCATTGGCCCTCGTGGTTCATGCGCTGCTCTGATGACATTTCTTCCGAACCGCGGTTCATTCCGGGATGGCCAGGTCCCTGGGCTGGGCCCCCTGGGGGGCCACCCTGCCGGTTGGGGTAGTTGCCGGGATAGTTCATCTCCCCGCGGCCCTGCCACACACCACCCGGGGGTCCGTCAGGGCTTGGCTGCATAATCTGAGGGGGCATGGAGGGCTGGGCGTTGGGCCCCGTGGCGGCCTGCATGCGCTCTCTGTTGAAGGGGAAGGGGAACTGGCCCTGGGGACCAGGCAGGCGGCGGTCAGTGCCGGTGAAGGAGCCGCTGCTGTACTGGGGTTGGTACATCTCTGGCTGGCCAGCAGGGGGTGCAGAGGCCACCCCTGGCTGCTGCTgcggttgttgttgctgctgctgcagccCTGCACTGAAGGGGGCACTGTACATCTCCCCCTCGTGACGCTTCGCTGGTGGGTAGCCCCCTTCCACGGGACGCTTGTAGTTCTGCATAGAGCAAATACGCTTAGTTAGGCGGTGTCATTACATTGCATCAGATTAATATTGATGGCTATTACTCATCTATACAGTAAGTACTACTTTTTGGGGTAATAACACATGGCTAGTGGTTACAACATTACAGTTTGATTTTCAGTGCTTACACAGTGGGTTAGAGCCATCACCTGTTGTTGCTGTGGGTACATTCCTGGCTGTTGATTGGGATAGGAACCACCAGGGGGAGTACCATGGCCAGGATATTGATTACCATAGGAATCATTCCtgtaaacaaccacaatacatcAACAAGACATTCCAAATAAGCCGAGTGCCTATGTACCTAAtattgctacagtatactgctagtGTGCCAATAAACACTCTGAAAAACAACCCAATCTTTACAATATTGCAAGACTATAAATGCTGAGACAGTCTGCATGGTGTCTGCACAAGTTTGTGCCAGACCTCTCCTGAGAGAGTGGTGCTGGGTGGTGAACTTACCGTGGCTGCTGCTGTGGTGGGTAGCGGTTTGGCGAGTACATCCCCGTGTCGGAGTTGACAGGCATCAGGTTTGGCTGCGGAGCACCAGATCCCATGCTGCCCTCTGGGCCCATCCCCTGCTCTGGCCTGGTAAACAACAAGTTTGGTTGACTACACTTAGCACGAATCATTTCCATAAAAAAAGGACTTATTCGCAGTCAAAGATGGTATAGAATGTATAGAAATAGAATTATACTCCATATGGCCTCCAGTCCACCAATCATAGACACATTGCCTTGAATGTGGATGTCCATtatagtaattatatttctacGATCTAAGCTTGTGTAGGGTCTTACCTCCTTTCGTAGCCTTGTCCGTAAGGTCCTGGTCCGTACTGTTGTCTCTGAGCCATCGACATGTTCCCCATAGCACCTGGAGGAGGCCCACGGTTAAACTGTTGCTGTTCAGCCATCCCACTGTTAGGACCCTGACTGGCAGGCAAGAACTGCTCCCCAACTGGAAAGAAATACACACTCCGTCAGCAAGGGACCCAACTTCCCAGCACCATCAGTTTCTAGGGATCTTTCTTGTAGCCTCTTCTACGCACCTTTCCGCATGGCACCAAAGGGGTCTTTGATAGGCCCTGGACCCTCGTAGGGCCCTGGACCCATGCGACCTGGCATCTCTGGGGTGCTCATGCCAGACTGGTAGCCAGAGTTAGGGGTCATGGAGTTCTTTCTGGGGAAAGCAGGGTCACTACTGTCAGCAAATGGGTCCTGCAGCGCCACATTGCTCCTAAAAGATAGAGGGACGTTTAGGGAGTAAATAGGGGTTTATCAAAGCGGATAGCAAAGTTGGGGTGAATTACATTTAAATTCAATAAGTAAATGAAAATTCCAATTGAAGAATTTAATCTCCTGAATGCAAATGATCTCAAAGAGGATGAGATTGAAGCGCTGCAACTCACCTGGCCCCAGGTGGCATCTGGGTGGGGTGTGGGGTGGAGGCGGGTGTGGGGGGCTTGAGGTCGCTGCCCTCGGCCATGGAGCTGCTGGTGGACTGGGGGGTCTGAGGGCCCTGGAGAGAACCTGACCCAGCTACCGGAACAAAAGAGGGGAATTTCAGTTAGAGAGAGTTGACTTTGCTGATTgtctgaaagccatggtatagcagaccatataccacaggtatgacaatgATTACTATTTACTGGTCAAATAACaatggaaaccagtttataatatcaatAAGGCAACTTGGGGGTTTGTGggatatggccaatatactaagGCTACGCATTGCGTTGTGCCTAAAAATAGCCCTTGACCGTGATATATTCACACCTTCTCGGGCCTTACTGCTTAATTATACAGGTCATTCAATTTACATTTCTACCGATAATAGACTGTGGAAACATTATCTATATGAATACAGCTGCCAATTCATTAAAGCAGTTAGATGCATTTAACATAGGGCACTTAATTTTATTATGGCATCAGGTTCATTCTTCACCAGAAAGTCAGCTGGCCCTCTTCGAATTCATGTAGGTCGATTCAGTGCTTTCTTTTTATTTATAAAGTTCTCTAACAAAAACTCCCGCCGTACCTAACTGTTAATAACGAATAATAAGTATGAGTTAACCATACCGGGTCTCGGGGATGGCTAACTCTGGAAATCTCTTCGGTCTCCTCAGAGTTAGGTAATTCTGCTTTTATTTTCTTTGCACCCCATGTATGGAACAGAGTTCCCTACAActggatgttctggtgcctctcagGCAGTTCAAAATGTTGATTGGGGACCTCTTTGCTGACGAATGTGATTGttattttttacaaaaatatGGATTTTGTAAATTATGCGTATGCAGGTCTCCCTTGTGAAAGAGAtcttggtctcaatgggactccTTGTTCAAATcaacaaagcaaaaaaaaaaaaaaaaaactacgtTTTGCAATGAAAATGAGCTTTTCATATTGGACAAGACCAGGTAGTCCCAACCAGGTTCAGTCCGCTTTCTTTCGTTTGATGCCTAATAATTACGACCCAGCATAGTGTGGATAACCGTCTGGCACTGACCTGGGGAGGGTGGCTGGACCTTGGCCTGGTTGGCCTTCTTGTTGTCAGTGATGATCTCAGGAGGGGGGTCCTCCCCGCGTTCGATCTTGCACTCGAAGGCGTACAGACACTGGATGTACTGCTTCTTCAGGGAGCTGGCAGCGCTGCTTGACGTGCCAACGTTCAGGTTGGTGGACAGCTCCCGCCACTTCTTGTTCTTGTTCACCTGGACATAGAGCATGAAGACCGTGACATTAAAACAGGGACTAGAAGGGGGATGGAGCAAATAAGAACCAAGAGATTGTGCatggtgtgtttgtgcatgtgttatACTTATTTATTGAACCAATATTTATCCAGGAATTCCCATTGAGGTCAGAAGACCTCTTATAAGGGAAACCTGGCCAAGAGGGCACCTCAATAGGGAAACACATAGATCAAACACACTACAGTGTATGCATGCATAGTACAGCACAAACCTACACTGACCTGTGCGAAGCCTCCAATCTCCTTGACCGAGACGTAGAGTCTGAAGAGGTCTAGGGGCTTGCGGCCAACAGCAGGCAGATTGGTCATGCCCATTGCTTTCTCCTCGATAAAGCCCAGATAGCGGTCCACCCACATCTTCCTCTCCAGCTCGGGGCCCAGCTCATACAGACGCGTGATCTTCTCGTTGGTCGTCGTGGAAGAGCTTGACTTCTGCAAGGCGTCAAGAGAACACAGGACGTCAAGAGAGCCGTCATGAGGGAAAGGGTTGGGTAACCCATTGGTCTTATTTCCCTTTAGTAGCTATCTCAATGGCAACTGTAATAACCATGGAATAAAGTCAAAAGTATGATCGTAACACGTGTGTTAACAGTTTACAAACAATATGGTTTATAACAGTTTTTTTTAACGTACACACAAGCCCTTAAACAAAATTGTCCCAAGTGGACAGACAAAGCCATTATCTTATCACCTTGGATTTAGACGGTTCTGCTTTCGGTGTTCCGTCCACTTTGTTGTTCATCTTCTGGCCCTGGTTCATTTTCCCATCCATACCAAACTCTGGACTGGGGGCCAAACCTAGGTACAAGGGTACATTGTGGGGTTGAGCACTGTTCGGCTTTTGAACAACAATTCTCGGGATCAGGACATATACCAAACATTTTTTTGTATTCTAATTTCAGAGGAATACAGACTAACAAAGTTTCCCCTGTAGAACTTATTCATACTGCAGCCATTGTTCATTGACCAACGTTACCTTCAAACAGGATTGGAAGTGCTCTGGTGAAACCAATGCAAAACCTTCCTGAAGTGTGACTTAGATTAACAACCACTGCACTAAAACAATATTTGGATTGGAAAACTCATACTTAGCTACCGCACTATCCGTCTATGCTAGAACTTTCAGATGGAAAAAAAGTATATTGTAAAAACACTGCAGACAAATTGCATCAGGCCTTACTTACTAGCCACCCCAATGCAAACCTATTCCACTGACCACCGTCCCAACCAAAGTCATCCTGCCATATCAGAAATACCCGGGGCACCATGGAGCAACAGTATTGGACTACAGTACTCACCACTGGAGTTATTGGCCATGTTGGGCCCCATAGGGAAAGGTGGGCCGCCCTGCGTGTTCATCATGCCAGACATGTTGTTCATGGGAGGGCCATAGGGGGCGCCAGAGCCCATCATGCCAGGGGACATGTTGGGGTAGCCAGGCATCCTGAACAATGAGGGACAACCATACTTTTAGCATGTAGCATGATATCAGAGTGAAAAATATTCCTCTCCTGCTGAGAAATTAATCTCTTATGCTGAAAAACAATCAATCAGTTATGCAACAATATCACTAAATAAGAAAGAGTGAGTTATGAGTGCCATTGCAACAGGGAATTGTTTGAGTTCTTGATATGAAAATGTCTAGTGACTTTGTACACCTGTGAAGACTAAAGAGAGGGAAAATATGCTGAACCTGCATCTGAATTCTCCAATGCATTTCATGTTTGGATGTAATGTGAGAGCCAGGTATTCCTCGTAGTGACAGGTGCTGGATATCTCTTCTGCCTCTGCCTGTCTACCTCTCAGTAAGTCTGTCCTCATCTCATCTGCTCTCTCCTTTGTTTATTTCCTGTTGCTCTAATCACTCCTCTCGCTGCCTTCACTGGACCTTCAAAGTAGAGGAAAATCTACTAGTTAGGACCAGATAAGGCATTCGCAACACATTAAAAATGATttcaatataaggtcccacagtgcatgtcaaagcaaaaaccaagccatgaggtcgaacgaATTGTcgatagagctctgagacaggattgtgtcgaggcacagatctggtgaagggtaccaaaaaaagtctgcagcatttaaggtccccgagaacacagtggcctccataattcttaaattaaagaagtttggaaccaccaagtctaTTCCTAGAGCTTGCAGCCCggtcaaactgaacaatcgggggagaatggccttggtcagggaggtgaccaagaacccaatggtcactctgatagggCTTAAgagttccagaaggacaaccatctctgcagcactccaccaatcaggcctttatggtacagtggccagacagaagacacttctcagtaaaaggcacgagagccctcttggagtttgccagaatgcacctaaaggactctcagaccatgagaaacaagattctctggtctgatgaaaccaagattaaactctttggcctgaatgccaagcgccacgtctggaagaaaccttgCATCATCActacggggaagcatggtggtggaagaatcatgctgtggggacgtttttcagcggcagggactgggaggctagtcaggatcaagggaaagatgaacggagcaaagtacagatatatccttgatgaaaacgttctccagagcactcaggacctcaaacaaagattcatcttccaacaggacaatgaccctaagcacacagccaagacaaagcaggcgtggcttcgggacaggtctctgaatgtccttgagtggctcagccagagcccggacgaACATCTCTGgtgaaacctgaaaatagctgtgcagcgacgctccccatccaacctgacagagcttgagaggatctgcagagaagaatggagaaactccccaaatacaggtgtgccaagcttgtagcgtcatacccaagaagactcgaggctgtaaatgCTGCAAAAGGGgctttaacaaagtactaagtaaagggtctgaatacttatgtaaatgttatatttcagttcttgtaataaatttgcaaacatttctaaaataaaaacagtttttgctttgtcattatggggtattgtgtgtagattgatgaagggaaaaaaacaatttaacccattttagaataacatgctgaccacaccgcccgcgtcgcaaaataaatgtacatatacatgttattcaatcgtTGCATCCACGCTATTGCGCGTCAACGAGCGTACTCGTAGCCAGACGCTAAAATATAACTTAGTTCTATTTGTGACACTTGAtgccctgcctctcccatctcctcattggtttgtaggagcatatacccacatgggtgactgaaagataaactgaggtccacactcctgTCCAATTGgtagtggtaatgcaccttaaagttgatTGCCatccgccatataaagtccaaagaagaccCCTGAAGGAGGAGAAATGGCTACAAAAAAATAATTTGGTTTaccgttttatctgtggattaattgtcggagtaggaccttgtgcatttcaggtaaaataacaacccaatgttttatatcccaggacaaatgagcAAGTAAGAGCAaggtagctagctaaattgccttaAATGTTCAATGCTTTCGACCTGTCTCCAAATTAATAttgttggttcagagtttgttttgattttcAACCTGCTGATCGCATCTACTGTGGCTGGACAAAATCAACAgctggtctggtcagcatgtaaggctgtaacataacaaaatgtggaagaagtcaaggggtctgaatactttccaaatgcaccgtaCATGTGTAATATGGGTTAGTAAAGAGTATAGTGTACCTGCTGTGTATGGAGTTGGTAGCAGCGTGTTGCATGACTACAGCTGCAGCCTCCTGGGCCTTCCGGTTGAGGCCGGGGGGAGGGCACATCCCTGAGCCCACCTGAGGTGGCATGTTACTCATATTGGGTGGCATGTTGGGCCCCATGTTAGGGCCATAGGGACGCACTCCCATCTGGCCTGCAGGCATTCTACCAGGGGGGATGCCTGCGTACGGCAGCCCCCCTTGCCCAGACATGGGGTTTATGGGTTTGCCCATGCCAGGGCCAGGGTTCATGGGGTTGCCCATGCCAGGGCCAGGGTAGTTGGCATTGGGCATGTTGTTGTATCCAGGTTGCCGGGGGTAACCTGTAATAGAATTAATAAAAAGTGTGTGTAAAAAATGtgttcaaaaaaataaataaacactgcTCAGATGACATTGGGAAGACTAGTTATAAGTGCAAAACAACAAACTAAATATTTAACCAACTTGGGGTTCTATTGTGAAAGGTGTACCCTACTGATGATGTGTTGTTGCAATAGTAATCCTGCTCAGTACGAGAGGAACCGCAGGTTCAGACATTTGGTGTATGTGCTTGGCTGAGGAGCCAATGGTGCGAAGCTACCCATCTGTGGGATTATGACTGAACGCCTCTAAGTCAGAATCCCCCCTAAACGTAATGATACGATGGAGCCTGAGAGACTGCTAATGTCTGTTGAAGTTGTGCAAGGCACTATACTGAGCTGGCAGTGGCTCTGTGCACACTGAGCTAATGAGCCTGCCATCACAGTGGCAGCTCTACTGACAGGGGGGGCTCTGCTATGTCAGCTGACTGTTCTCCATGGCTAAAAATAGCTGCACTAGGCtcaaagagggagggatgagctGATAGGATGGAATTCCTATGAGGCAAAAATCATATTCCATGGATTTGGCTGGGGGAACTAACAAGAAGCAACTTCAAAGGATAGTGAGATAATTAAATGGGATGCATTTATATATTGGCAGTCAGAGGATAACCAAAATGTTAAAGATGAAAATGATTAAAAGTCTATTTGGTATATCAACTGAGTTGTTCTTTTTCAAGTGTTTCAAATTTTGAAATTTTAACATAGAATAGAACTCACTTCTATTCAAGCAAAACTAAACCAAAGGATCCTTTAACTAATTGCCACCAGCCCCTCTCCTTTGTTGCACAGTGTAACCCACAGAACTTACCTTGTGGGCCATACTGCCCACCCTGAGGTCCATAGCCCCCCATGGAGTTGTTCTGCTGCTGATAAGGTCCCATCCCAGGGTGCATCTGGCCTCCAGAGGACTGTCGGGGTGACAGGGGAGAGGCAGACTGTGGTGAACCGTATGGGGGCATCTGGGGGTTTCTCTGTACGAACCCTGGCagggtcagagaagagagagtgaaagagatgtTAATCCTCCAACAAAACACTGGAAATCTCACATAAAACACATCAGAGGGCTTTGGTACAGAAATTAGCCAGTATTTACTTAGAAGGGTACATGGTAAAATGGCAATTACATGTAATATTATTTGAAGTACCAGAAAGTACCCATGTTTACGACACAATTTTCAATTAAGTACCAGGTAAATACCAGTGGTACCATAGTGCAACCAAAGTTTCTTTAAAACAGCACACTGTCAGTGGTCCCTGCAGAGCGGGGTAGTACTGTGTGAGGGGATTCTCAGTCAGGGTGAACTCACCTCTCTCCTGGGCCATGGGAGACTGGCTCATGGCGGGGTGCAGACTCCCGTCAGACTGCACACTCGATGGTCTAGGGGGCATCTGGGTCCCTAAACAACAGAAGGGTCGTCTCAGTATGTAAATAACAAGTCTAAGTAGGAACAAGGCCACTAATGTCACTACTTAGTTAACTTAAGTGTCCCATAAATATTGTTAATCCAACAAAATGCCCATAGATTGAAACAGTGGAGCTACTGCAGCCAAGCATCATACAGTTTTAAAAGGTGTTTGGCTGCAGTAGCTCCATTGTTTCAATCTATGTTCATTTTGTTGTCATCGTGTATATGTATAACAAATGGCATGTGTCCTAATACATGTCAGTAAAACCCATGTATGTGTGCGCACTCGTGTACATGTGTTCACCTGGCATTGTGGCGGGTGAGAGGGGCCCCGTGCGGGAGGTGGTGGCACTGGCGGGGGAGCCGGCGGGTGACGGTGAGGGACCTCGGATGCCTGGCAGGTGGGGAGAGGTGTGGGGCGAGAAGGGCGACTGGGCCAGGTTGCTCTGCTCGCCCTGGCTGCTTGACACACCTGAAGTGCTCACGCCAGGACTCAGAGCGCCATCCGTGCCCGTGGGTAGGTCATCAATGGAGCCTGAGAGATCCTGCAGACACACAAGACAGGAGACAGCGAGGCCTATGGTGAGGAGACACTGTGGAAATATGCCGGCCTGATGGAATCGACACGACAGCTATTAGCTGACTGTACAGTTAGCAGTGAGACGTCTTGATAACGACTCCATGTATTtcctgtagctctgtctactAGCAGGAGCACATACAGGATGCAAGCACAATTTAATCTCCTCCGTTTTAGAAAGCATGACAGCACACTTTATTAGGTTTGGAgacatgtgacacacacacacagttgtcgtTATTGATCTTGTCGAGGAAAAGAGAGGGCATATTAGAACAGGGGGTTGTCATGGTTACAGTGGACGTGTGCCGACTCAGCGCGCCGTAACTCTGCCATGTGAATCTGATatacgctctctcacacacacgctagGCATGTGCGCCATCACTTTTGCTCTCGTTTTATCCAGGCCGGAGCTCTGCTCAAATTTACTAATATTCATCTCACAGACAACATTTCTGCAAGTCCACAAAACACTCTACGCATGC containing:
- the LOC115106975 gene encoding AT-rich interactive domain-containing protein 1A-like isoform X2; amino-acid sequence: MAAQVASAATLNTSPPSELKKPDRDPHEDSILGEKQQENKQPGLECGSPVRGDLQDGADVGNAGGGGEPEMKNGNGNPSRTNNNQNDSIGSEGNNHPGMVHHHGSGFPPPSYGYSQHYGRAPFHQHGGQQSPGMAAAAGPAVPSSNMMDPYQPNSHEHGFSNHQFNNYNPFPNRTPYSGQGYGMNPSRNTQAPAAGGQPANVKQQPAGGPTAMAASYNNQRYNMGNPQPTSTPTLNQLLTSPSSTRIYPNYPSSEYSNQEGASKGPTDTGSSGQYGGGSPGWQQRTHHPPPMSPGSTGQPLGRSQPPGAMDPMAKLRGQPYGGGSPYSQQPGQGPPPGAQQGHAYPGQGYGPLGSQRYPVVMQGRTPGAMGGMQYGQQMPSYGQQGPGGYGPQGQGPYYGQQGQALHPGQQQGPYPQVPLGQQGGQTPYPQQSHPPQTSASHAQGGPPYPQPHMPPQSQGPQPVPSQGPPQSQPPYSQGPAQAQSGQPPYPQQQGPPSQPPQQQPQVPAGSQPQLSYPPTQGPQQLPTQQQQQPQTPSQPPQQPPGHSQHPQGQPASYSQNPPQQQQSPYQRFPPPPQQEISQDSFSSQSSAPPSNQPKSVSEDVSMQGQPSSLPVSPHPTCAKDLSGSIDDLPTGTDGALSPGVSTSGVSSSQGEQSNLAQSPFSPHTSPHLPGIRGPSPSPAGSPASATTSRTGPLSPATMPGTQMPPRPSSVQSDGSLHPAMSQSPMAQERGFVQRNPQMPPYGSPQSASPLSPRQSSGGQMHPGMGPYQQQNNSMGGYGPQGGQYGPQGYPRQPGYNNMPNANYPGPGMGNPMNPGPGMGKPINPMSGQGGLPYAGIPPGRMPAGQMGVRPYGPNMGPNMPPNMSNMPPQVGSGMCPPPGLNRKAQEAAAVVMQHAATNSIHSRMPGYPNMSPGMMGSGAPYGPPMNNMSGMMNTQGGPPFPMGPNMANNSSGLAPSPEFGMDGKMNQGQKMNNKVDGTPKAEPSKSKKSSSSTTTNEKITRLYELGPELERKMWVDRYLGFIEEKAMGMTNLPAVGRKPLDLFRLYVSVKEIGGFAQVNKNKKWRELSTNLNVGTSSSAASSLKKQYIQCLYAFECKIERGEDPPPEIITDNKKANQAKVQPPSPAGSGSLQGPQTPQSTSSSMAEGSDLKPPTPASTPHPTQMPPGARSNVALQDPFADSSDPAFPRKNSMTPNSGYQSGMSTPEMPGRMGPGPYEGPGPIKDPFGAMRKVGEQFLPASQGPNSGMAEQQQFNRGPPPGAMGNMSMAQRQQYGPGPYGQGYERRPEQGMGPEGSMGSGAPQPNLMPVNSDTGMYSPNRYPPQQQPRNDSYGNQYPGHGTPPGGSYPNQQPGMYPQQQQVMALTHCNYKRPVEGGYPPAKRHEGEMYSAPFSAGLQQQQQQPQQQPGVASAPPAGQPEMYQPQYSSGSFTGTDRRLPGPQGQFPFPFNRERMQAATGPNAQPSMPPQIMQPSPDGPPGGVWQGRGEMNYPGNYPNRQGGPPGGPAQGPGHPGMNRGSEEMSSEQRMNHEGQWGPGQMGPRQPPYGPGGTGPPMTRTLQSNYQSAQAMQNHIPQVSSPSPMPRGGPMESRTSPSKSPYMHSGIKMQKAGPPVPASHIVPQSVQSPLIRRDMPFPPGSVEATHPILKPRRCLTTKDIGTPEAWRVMMSLKSGLLAESTWALDTINILLYDDNSISTFNLNSLPGLLELVVEYFRRCLIEIFGILREYEVGDPGQRTLLDPDALKRDWSCMEDAEPGVEDMKVEGEDEEEEEDDDEEEEEVVVQRSKQPAGTSIDGQAQVKQEDEQESCSEWDTLKEKDAEDKEKSCSTFEQPSSSSDPPGLGPATPQERPKQASKFDKLPLKMVRKKDPFPAGRATQRGKVQEFDSGLLHWSAGGGDSTEHIQTHFERREEFLVPRERVLVVPTAKRKRPEPEKAGDKDNATPTEKYKQKGERGQRPSQPSSTENASTTTDGKEGKSEHSGAETEEMSQSEEPQSQQEHDKSSGPTHQQVPQRVVEDEPHSKDEGPLVTLANWQDALARRCVCVSNIVRSLSFVPGNDQEMSKHPGLMLLLGRLVLLHHRHPERKQAPLTYEKEEESDDCLGQRDEWWWDCLSLLRENCLVTLANISGQLDLSIYPESICLPLLDGLLHWAVCPSAEAQDPFPTLGPHSAMSPQRLVLETLSKLSIQDNNVDLVLATPPLGRLEKLYGTLVRLVGERKVAVCREMSVVLLANLAQGDSMAARAIAVQKGSVGNLLGFLEDSLAATQLQQSQSSLLHLQGMHFEPTSNDMMRRAARALHALAKVEENHSEFTLYESRLLDLSVSPLMNSVVSHVICDVLFLIGQS